From a region of the Lusitaniella coriacea LEGE 07157 genome:
- a CDS encoding Hfq-related RNA-binding protein: MTEFDTGFPSIRQIQGWITEQQAVEFKLLTGEVMSGRVFWQDPHCICLQDESEQPILVWRQAIAHAKLQA; encoded by the coding sequence ATGACTGAATTTGATACCGGTTTCCCCAGCATTCGCCAGATTCAAGGGTGGATAACAGAACAGCAAGCAGTGGAATTCAAACTTCTAACGGGTGAGGTTATGAGCGGCCGGGTCTTTTGGCAAGATCCTCACTGTATCTGTTTGCAGGATGAATCGGAGCAGCCGATTCTGGTTTGGCGACAGGCGATCGCGCACGCTAAACTCCAAGCTTAA